A DNA window from Actinomadura luzonensis contains the following coding sequences:
- the rny gene encoding ribonuclease Y codes for MGPLVVVLMVAVLVLAFGMIVALLVVIRRTSGSSGALPKGAGRPSPEQVQAVHEELEQAREEAREIRQKAEVDAEEILRRSEAAADSAAQMRKEVEQESRILKSELKELRSDLERREARLAERERRLDEEARRQTERDRKLAETEIELADRREELLQVEEERRLILERLAGLTAEQAKAELVKEIENQAKREAALIIREIESQARKEGEKRATKIVTLAVQRLAAEQTAESVVSVLHLPGDEMKGRIIGREGRNIRAFESTTGVNLIIDDTPEAVLLSCFDPVRRETARLTLEKLVLDGRIHPQRIEEAHDRSRQEVQDLCARAGEDALVELGITDMHPELTLLLGQLRYRTSYGQNVLKHLIESAHIAGIMAAELKLNQALVKRCALLHDIGKALTHEVEGSHALIGAEIARRYGEEEDVVHAIEAHHNEVEVRTVEAVLTQAADAISGSRPGARRESLEAYVKRLERLEEIAQSYEGVEKVFAMQAGREIRVMVKPDAIDDIQAQVIARDVAKQVEEELTYPGQIRITVVRESRATEFAR; via the coding sequence ATGGGGCCGCTGGTCGTGGTGCTGATGGTGGCGGTGCTCGTGCTCGCGTTCGGGATGATCGTCGCGCTGCTCGTCGTCATCCGCCGCACCTCCGGATCGTCGGGCGCCCTGCCGAAGGGCGCCGGCAGACCGAGCCCCGAGCAGGTGCAGGCCGTCCACGAGGAGCTGGAGCAGGCGCGTGAGGAGGCGCGGGAGATCCGCCAGAAGGCGGAGGTCGACGCCGAGGAGATCCTGCGCAGGTCCGAGGCGGCCGCCGACAGCGCCGCGCAGATGCGCAAGGAGGTCGAGCAGGAGAGCCGGATCCTGAAGTCCGAGCTCAAGGAGCTGCGCTCCGACCTCGAACGCCGCGAGGCCCGCCTGGCCGAGCGCGAGCGGCGGCTGGACGAGGAGGCCCGCAGGCAGACCGAGCGCGACCGGAAGCTGGCCGAGACCGAGATCGAGCTGGCCGACCGGCGCGAGGAGCTGCTGCAGGTCGAGGAGGAGCGGCGGCTCATCCTGGAGCGGCTGGCCGGGCTGACGGCCGAGCAGGCCAAGGCCGAGCTGGTCAAGGAGATCGAGAACCAGGCCAAGCGCGAGGCCGCGCTGATCATCCGCGAGATCGAGAGCCAGGCCCGCAAGGAAGGCGAGAAGCGCGCCACCAAGATCGTGACGCTGGCCGTGCAGCGGCTGGCGGCGGAGCAGACGGCCGAGTCGGTCGTCAGCGTGCTGCACCTGCCCGGCGACGAGATGAAGGGGCGCATCATCGGCCGCGAGGGCCGCAACATCCGGGCCTTCGAGTCCACGACGGGCGTCAACCTGATCATCGATGACACCCCCGAGGCGGTGCTGCTGTCCTGCTTCGACCCGGTCCGCAGGGAGACGGCCCGGCTCACGCTGGAGAAGCTGGTCCTCGACGGGCGCATCCACCCGCAGCGCATCGAGGAGGCGCACGACCGCAGCCGCCAGGAGGTCCAGGACCTGTGCGCGCGGGCCGGCGAGGACGCCCTCGTCGAGCTCGGCATCACGGACATGCACCCCGAGCTGACCCTCCTGCTGGGCCAGCTCCGCTACCGCACCTCCTACGGCCAGAACGTGCTGAAGCACCTCATCGAGTCCGCGCACATCGCCGGCATCATGGCCGCCGAGCTCAAGCTCAACCAGGCGCTCGTCAAGCGCTGCGCCCTGCTCCACGACATCGGCAAGGCCCTCACCCACGAGGTCGAGGGCAGTCACGCGCTCATCGGCGCCGAGATCGCCCGCCGGTACGGCGAGGAGGAGGACGTGGTGCACGCCATCGAGGCGCACCACAACGAGGTCGAGGTGCGTACCGTCGAAGCGGTTCTCACGCAGGCCGCCGACGCGATCAGCGGCAGCCGGCCGGGCGCGCGCCGGGAGTCGCTGGAGGCGTACGTCAAGCGGCTGGAGCGGCTGGAGGAGATCGCGCAGTCGTACGAGGGCGTGGAGAAGGTGTTCGCCATGCAGGCCGGGCGGGAGATCCGGGTCATGGTCAAGCCGGACGCCATCGACGACATCCAGGCCCAGGTGATCGCGCGGGACGTGGCCAAGCAGGTGGAGGAGGAGCTGACCTATCCCGGGCAGATCCGGATCACGGTGGTGCGGGAGTCGCGGGCCACCGAGTTCGCGCGCTGA
- a CDS encoding glutamate ABC transporter substrate-binding protein, protein MQIRRVGVALAAAGAMIAGLTACGGGGPTTVLQKAKDEKKLVIGVKYDQPGLGLKKPDGTVEGFDVDVAKYIAGKLGVPESGIEFKEARSANRESFLKQGQVDMVIATYSITDARKPQVTFSGPYYLAHQDSLIRADDSSITNLASLKGKKVCQVSGSNSWKNITEGTNKEKLKVEATLVPAGGYDECIAKLKSSAVDVVTTDDTILAGFAKREGSSVKVAGAPFTDEKYGVGLKKGDIETCNEINKIIGQMWSDGTAAKLLEKHFAGTGLKVETSAPPAEGCS, encoded by the coding sequence ATGCAGATCCGACGCGTGGGCGTTGCGCTGGCCGCGGCCGGGGCCATGATCGCCGGTCTCACCGCCTGCGGCGGCGGTGGCCCCACCACCGTGTTGCAGAAGGCCAAGGACGAGAAGAAGCTCGTCATCGGCGTAAAGTACGACCAGCCGGGCCTCGGGCTGAAGAAGCCCGACGGCACGGTCGAGGGTTTCGACGTCGATGTGGCCAAGTACATCGCCGGCAAGTTGGGCGTGCCGGAGAGCGGGATCGAGTTCAAGGAGGCCCGCTCGGCCAACCGTGAGAGCTTCCTCAAGCAGGGCCAGGTCGACATGGTCATCGCGACCTACTCGATAACCGACGCCCGCAAGCCGCAGGTGACCTTCTCCGGTCCCTACTACCTGGCGCACCAGGACTCGTTGATCCGGGCCGACGACTCCTCGATCACCAACCTGGCCTCCCTCAAGGGCAAGAAGGTCTGCCAGGTCAGCGGCTCCAACTCGTGGAAGAACATCACCGAGGGCACCAACAAGGAGAAGCTCAAGGTCGAGGCCACGCTGGTGCCGGCCGGCGGCTACGACGAGTGCATCGCCAAGCTCAAGAGCAGCGCGGTGGACGTGGTGACGACCGACGACACGATCCTGGCCGGCTTCGCCAAGCGCGAGGGCTCCAGCGTCAAGGTCGCGGGCGCGCCGTTCACGGACGAGAAGTACGGCGTGGGCCTGAAGAAGGGCGACATCGAGACCTGCAACGAGATCAACAAGATCATCGGTCAGATGTGGTCCGACGGGACGGCGGCCAAGCTGCTGGAGAAGCACTTCGCCGGCACCGGCCTGAAGGTGGAGACCTCGGCGCCCCCGGCTGAGGGCTGCTCCTGA
- a CDS encoding amino acid ABC transporter permease encodes MSTNVLFDAPGPRARFRNNALTLLSAVVLLFIAYLVISTLGDKGQLDAAKWEPFLRGDTWTGFIVPGLIGTLQAAVVSAVLALLFGVAFGLGRLSDHRVIRVVCGGVVEFFRAIPLLILIFFVQAGPATLSGYTVSVPAFWAVVIGLTLYNGSVLAEIVRAGILAVPRGQSEAAYAIGLRKSQVMRLVLVPQATTAMMPAIVSQMVVLLKDTALGWIIAYEDLLNAGLKQFAVNYGNLIPSAIVLALIYVLINLALGALAHWLERRSRRSRTSAAGPVAAPPAIGTGGPGGPGAEAAATM; translated from the coding sequence ATGAGCACGAACGTCCTGTTCGACGCCCCGGGGCCGCGCGCCCGCTTCCGCAACAACGCGCTGACGCTCCTGTCGGCCGTCGTCCTGCTGTTCATCGCCTACTTGGTGATCTCCACGCTGGGCGACAAGGGCCAGCTCGACGCCGCCAAGTGGGAGCCGTTCCTGCGCGGCGACACCTGGACCGGGTTCATCGTCCCCGGCCTGATCGGCACGCTGCAGGCGGCGGTCGTCTCGGCGGTGCTGGCGCTGCTCTTCGGCGTGGCCTTCGGCCTCGGCCGGCTCTCCGACCACCGGGTGATCCGCGTGGTCTGCGGCGGGGTGGTGGAGTTCTTCCGGGCCATCCCGCTGCTGATCCTCATCTTCTTCGTGCAGGCGGGGCCGGCCACGCTGAGCGGCTACACGGTGAGCGTGCCGGCGTTCTGGGCCGTGGTCATCGGGCTCACCCTGTACAACGGGTCGGTGCTGGCGGAGATCGTCCGGGCCGGCATCCTCGCGGTGCCGCGCGGGCAGTCGGAGGCGGCCTACGCCATCGGCCTGCGCAAGTCGCAGGTCATGCGGCTGGTGCTGGTGCCGCAGGCGACGACGGCCATGATGCCGGCGATCGTCAGCCAGATGGTGGTGCTGCTGAAGGACACCGCCCTCGGCTGGATCATCGCCTACGAGGACCTGCTGAACGCGGGCCTGAAGCAGTTCGCGGTCAACTACGGCAACCTCATCCCGAGCGCGATCGTGCTGGCGCTGATCTACGTGCTGATCAACCTGGCGCTCGGCGCGCTCGCGCACTGGCTGGAGCGGCGCAGCCGCCGCAGCCGCACGTCGGCGGCCGGGCCGGTGGCGGCTCCCCCGGCGATCGGCACCGGCGGGCCGGGCGGGCCCGGCGCGGAGGCCGCGGCGACGATGTGA
- the recX gene encoding recombination regulator RecX, whose translation MTDGVYSAAPLGGSSDTGGSTGDPGDSSASPDGSAVAADEDGVTDDVVAATAFGGDRGVGGDRGVGGRSEEGASGGSGGLDWGGGVLGGPAEDDGQSGGARRGRSGARGGRSGEQGRRGGERGRREGRQGRRAGGRGRRDTGAGWLPEGPDDESPAASVPEADPESVARAIVLRLLTMAPKTRAQLAEALRKRDVPEEAADAVLDRFAELGLINDEAFAEAWVDSRHHGRGLAKRALAAELRHRGVDNDTVKDAVERLDADQEAETARRLVDRKLASTRSLDPQVRTRRLAGMLARKGYSSGLAYRVIREALEQEGIDLEDDFS comes from the coding sequence ATGACGGATGGTGTCTACTCGGCCGCCCCTCTTGGCGGGTCTTCCGACACGGGCGGCTCGACGGGGGACCCTGGGGACAGCAGCGCTTCTCCAGACGGGTCTGCCGTTGCTGCGGATGAGGACGGCGTCACCGACGATGTCGTCGCGGCTACGGCCTTCGGCGGTGATCGTGGCGTTGGCGGTGATCGTGGCGTGGGCGGTCGTTCGGAGGAAGGGGCTTCGGGCGGTTCTGGTGGTCTTGACTGGGGCGGGGGTGTCCTGGGCGGCCCGGCTGAGGACGACGGACAGAGTGGCGGCGCCAGGAGAGGGCGGAGCGGCGCCAGGGGTGGGCGGAGCGGCGAGCAGGGACGACGGGGCGGCGAGAGAGGGCGGCGAGAGGGCCGGCAAGGACGCCGCGCCGGTGGCAGGGGGCGGCGCGACACCGGAGCCGGTTGGCTGCCGGAAGGGCCGGATGACGAGAGCCCGGCCGCGTCCGTTCCCGAGGCGGATCCGGAGTCGGTCGCGCGGGCCATCGTTCTGCGGCTGCTCACCATGGCGCCCAAGACGCGAGCGCAGCTCGCCGAAGCCTTGCGCAAGCGTGACGTGCCGGAGGAGGCGGCCGACGCGGTCCTCGACCGGTTCGCGGAGCTGGGCCTGATCAACGACGAGGCGTTCGCCGAGGCGTGGGTCGATTCCCGGCACCACGGCCGCGGCCTCGCCAAGCGGGCGCTGGCGGCCGAGCTGCGTCACCGGGGCGTGGACAACGACACGGTCAAGGACGCCGTGGAGCGCCTGGACGCCGACCAGGAGGCCGAGACGGCCCGGCGGCTCGTGGACCGCAAGCTCGCCTCCACCCGATCCCTCGATCCGCAGGTCCGCACCCGTCGGCTCGCCGGCATGCTCGCGCGTAAGGGGTACTCGTCGGGGCTGGCGTACCGGGTGATCCGGGAGGCGCTGGAGCAGGAGGGGATCGACCTGGAGGACGACTTCTCGTAG
- a CDS encoding glutamate ABC transporter substrate-binding protein, producing the protein MGRASRRYASAVTVCLPLCLPLCLPLGLLVALASCGGGASYVNVVEKVRGSRRITIGTKWDQPGLGLRSGSGEPQGFDADVARYLVGALAPGGDVRITWRESPSSTREALLQNGTVDLVLATYTITNARKPRVTFGGPYVSVPQDTMVRAADTTIRTVADLRGKRVCLAKGSNSYRRVVDPPPDGRLGLPARLVPAENYSDCVRKLAAGELDAVSTENLVLAGFAAAAPGRFRLLNDPISDERWGVGIKKGDAATCRAVNAAIAAMWRDGTAARLLRKWFGDTGLALPSALPRPEGCP; encoded by the coding sequence ATGGGGCGGGCGTCCCGGCGGTACGCGAGCGCGGTGACCGTCTGCCTGCCGCTCTGCCTGCCGCTCTGCCTGCCGCTCGGCCTGCTCGTCGCCCTGGCCTCGTGCGGCGGCGGGGCGTCGTACGTCAACGTCGTGGAGAAGGTCAGGGGCAGCCGCCGGATCACGATCGGCACCAAGTGGGACCAGCCCGGCCTCGGCCTGCGGAGCGGCAGCGGCGAGCCGCAGGGCTTCGACGCCGACGTCGCCAGGTACCTCGTCGGGGCGCTGGCGCCGGGCGGCGACGTGCGGATCACCTGGCGCGAGTCGCCGTCCTCCACCCGCGAGGCCCTGCTCCAGAACGGCACCGTCGACCTCGTGCTCGCCACCTACACGATCACCAACGCCCGCAAGCCCCGGGTGACCTTCGGCGGCCCGTACGTGTCGGTGCCCCAGGACACCATGGTCCGCGCCGCCGACACCACGATCAGGACGGTCGCCGACCTGCGGGGCAAGCGCGTCTGCCTGGCCAAGGGCTCGAACTCCTACCGCCGGGTCGTCGACCCGCCGCCGGACGGCAGGCTGGGGCTGCCCGCGCGGCTGGTGCCGGCGGAGAACTACTCCGACTGCGTGCGCAAGCTCGCCGCCGGGGAGCTGGACGCGGTGAGCACCGAGAACCTGGTGCTGGCCGGGTTCGCCGCGGCGGCGCCCGGGCGGTTCCGGCTGCTCAACGATCCGATCAGCGACGAGAGGTGGGGCGTCGGGATCAAGAAGGGCGACGCGGCGACCTGCCGGGCGGTGAACGCGGCGATCGCCGCCATGTGGCGCGACGGGACCGCGGCGCGGCTGCTGCGCAAGTGGTTCGGCGACACCGGCCTGGCCCTGCCGTCCGCCCTCCCCCGTCCCGAGGGCTGCCCCTGA
- a CDS encoding amino acid ABC transporter ATP-binding protein: MTENGDGAPLVRLENVNKHFGALHVLKDINLTVFRGEVLVVIGPSGGGKSTLCRTVNRLETIDGGRIVFDGQPLPDEGKALARLRSEVGMVFQSFNLFAHKTILENVTLGPIKVRGQGREAAEKRAMELLERVGIAAQAQKYPAQLSGGQQQRVAIARALAMDPKMILFDEPTSALDPEMVQEVLDVMVSLAREGMTMMVVTHEMGFARRAANRVVFMADGQIVEENTPDAFFGSPQTDRAKDFLSKILTH; the protein is encoded by the coding sequence ATGACGGAGAACGGTGACGGCGCTCCACTCGTACGGTTGGAGAACGTCAACAAGCACTTCGGGGCGCTGCACGTCCTGAAGGACATCAACTTGACCGTCTTCCGGGGCGAGGTCCTGGTCGTTATCGGCCCATCGGGGGGTGGGAAGTCCACGCTCTGCCGGACCGTCAACCGCCTGGAGACGATCGACGGCGGTCGCATCGTCTTCGACGGACAGCCGCTGCCCGACGAGGGCAAGGCGCTGGCCAGGCTGCGCTCCGAAGTCGGCATGGTCTTCCAGTCGTTCAACCTGTTCGCGCACAAGACGATCCTCGAGAACGTCACGCTCGGCCCCATCAAGGTGCGCGGCCAGGGCCGCGAGGCCGCCGAGAAGCGCGCCATGGAGCTGCTGGAACGGGTCGGCATCGCCGCCCAGGCGCAGAAGTACCCGGCGCAGTTGTCCGGCGGCCAGCAGCAGCGCGTGGCCATCGCGAGGGCGCTGGCCATGGATCCGAAGATGATCCTGTTCGACGAGCCGACGTCGGCGCTGGACCCGGAGATGGTGCAGGAAGTCCTGGACGTCATGGTGAGCCTCGCCCGCGAGGGCATGACGATGATGGTCGTCACCCACGAGATGGGCTTCGCCCGCCGGGCGGCGAACCGGGTGGTGTTCATGGCCGACGGCCAGATCGTCGAGGAGAACACCCCGGACGCCTTCTTCGGCTCGCCGCAGACCGACCGGGCCAAGGACTTCCTTTCCAAGATCCTCACGCACTGA
- the recA gene encoding recombinase RecA yields MAINDREKALETALAQIERQFGKGSVMRLGDDARAPIEVIPTGSISLDVALGIGGLPRGRIVEIYGPESSGKTTIALHAVANAQRAGGIAAFIDAEHALDPEYAKKLGVDTDALLVSQPDTGEQALEIADMLIRSGAVDIIVIDSVAALVPKAEIEGEMGDSHVGLQARLMSQALRKVAGALNSTGTTAIFINQLREKIGVMFGSPETTTGGKALKFYASVRMDIRRIETLKDGTEAVGNRTRVKVVKNKMAPPFRVADFDILYGVGISREGGLIDMGVEHGFVRKSGAWYTYEGDQLGQGKENARNFLRNHPDMANEIEKKIKDKLGVGPRLDAPAEPAAAAPAPAPATSGRGSKSTPKPGDV; encoded by the coding sequence ATGGCAATCAACGACCGCGAGAAGGCCCTCGAGACCGCACTCGCTCAGATCGAGCGGCAGTTCGGCAAGGGCTCTGTGATGCGCCTGGGCGACGATGCCCGAGCTCCCATCGAGGTGATCCCCACGGGCTCGATCTCCCTCGACGTGGCACTCGGCATCGGCGGCCTCCCGCGCGGCCGCATCGTCGAGATCTACGGTCCGGAGTCGTCAGGTAAGACCACGATCGCCCTGCACGCGGTGGCCAACGCCCAGCGCGCCGGGGGCATCGCGGCGTTCATCGACGCCGAGCACGCCCTCGACCCCGAGTACGCCAAGAAGCTGGGGGTCGACACCGACGCCCTGCTGGTCTCCCAGCCCGACACCGGTGAGCAGGCGCTCGAGATCGCCGACATGCTGATCAGGTCCGGCGCCGTCGACATCATCGTCATCGACTCGGTGGCCGCGCTGGTCCCGAAGGCCGAGATCGAGGGCGAGATGGGCGACAGTCACGTCGGCCTCCAGGCCCGCCTCATGTCGCAGGCACTCCGCAAGGTCGCCGGCGCCCTCAACAGCACCGGCACCACCGCCATCTTCATCAACCAGCTGCGCGAGAAGATCGGCGTCATGTTCGGCAGCCCCGAGACCACGACCGGTGGTAAGGCGCTCAAGTTCTACGCCTCGGTGCGCATGGACATCCGCCGCATCGAGACGCTCAAGGACGGCACGGAGGCGGTCGGCAACCGCACCCGCGTCAAGGTCGTCAAGAACAAGATGGCCCCGCCCTTCCGCGTCGCCGACTTCGACATCCTCTACGGCGTGGGCATCTCCCGCGAGGGCGGCCTGATCGACATGGGCGTGGAGCACGGCTTCGTGCGCAAGTCGGGGGCCTGGTACACGTACGAGGGCGACCAGCTCGGCCAGGGCAAGGAGAACGCGCGCAACTTCCTGCGCAACCACCCCGACATGGCCAACGAGATCGAGAAGAAGATCAAGGACAAGCTGGGCGTGGGCCCGCGCCTCGACGCCCCGGCCGAGCCCGCCGCCGCCGCGCCGGCTCCGGCCCCGGCCACCTCGGGCCGCGGCTCCAAGTCCACTCCGAAGCCGGGTGACGTCTGA
- a CDS encoding S9 family peptidase yields the protein MASASVRPAWPTAQDGRVWWTEDRPDEGGRTTIMCRAPDGTCHELLAAPWSARTRVHEYGGRPYAVTPAGEVVFTRLEDQRLYLLGDNGEPKPLTSEGSRYADLLVRDGQVWCVRERHTEDGKVTRAIVTVPLDGGEPRERVTGHDFYASPAVSPDGRHLAYVCWNHPRMPWNGTEVRVTSLGTGESWPVKGGPAESVLAPSWRDDTRLYLVSDASGWWNLYETGLRGEGLRALHPAEEEFATAPWQLGGRPYAVLGDGRLAVLHGRGDLRLGVLDPESGTLADLETPCGGWDGALTADGTSVTGIGYAATLPRSVVTVDTATGAISRPRPDPGRLPDPAVLPVPRPVRVPGREEVHAFLYPPYEPATEGPPPYVIFVHGGPTSHAGTALDLEKAFLTSRGIGVLDVNYGGSTGYGRAYRERLRGQWGLVDVADTVAAAEWLAAEGLADPARIAVRGGSAGGWTVMAACCRSGVFAGGVSYYGVSALGPLTAHTHDFESRYVEWLVGPEDPAVYAEREPLALVGGVSCPMLLLQGLDDPVVPPEQSEAFADALSERGVACTYLAFEGESHGFRRTETRTAALAAELAFYQQIFS from the coding sequence GTGGCGTCCGCGAGTGTGCGCCCCGCCTGGCCGACGGCCCAGGACGGCCGCGTGTGGTGGACGGAGGACCGCCCTGACGAGGGCGGACGCACCACGATCATGTGCCGCGCCCCCGACGGCACCTGCCATGAGCTGCTGGCCGCCCCCTGGAGCGCGCGCACCAGGGTCCACGAGTACGGCGGCCGCCCCTACGCCGTCACCCCCGCCGGCGAGGTGGTCTTCACCCGCCTGGAGGACCAGCGCCTGTACCTGCTCGGCGATAACGGCGAGCCGAAACCGCTCACTTCGGAGGGCTCCCGCTACGCCGACCTGCTGGTGCGCGACGGCCAGGTGTGGTGCGTGCGCGAGCGGCACACCGAGGACGGCAAGGTCACCCGCGCCATCGTCACCGTCCCCCTGGACGGCGGCGAGCCGCGCGAGCGCGTCACCGGCCACGACTTCTACGCCTCGCCCGCCGTCTCCCCCGACGGCCGGCACCTCGCCTACGTCTGCTGGAACCATCCTCGCATGCCCTGGAACGGCACCGAGGTTCGCGTCACGAGCCTCGGCACCGGCGAGTCGTGGCCGGTCAAGGGCGGGCCCGCCGAGTCGGTGCTGGCGCCGTCCTGGCGCGACGACACCCGCCTCTACCTCGTCTCCGACGCCTCCGGCTGGTGGAACCTGTACGAGACCGGGCTGCGCGGCGAAGGGCTGCGGGCGCTGCACCCGGCCGAGGAGGAGTTCGCGACGGCGCCGTGGCAGCTCGGCGGCCGGCCGTACGCGGTGCTCGGCGACGGCCGGCTCGCCGTCCTGCACGGGCGCGGCGACCTGCGGCTCGGCGTGCTCGACCCGGAGTCGGGCACGCTGGCCGACCTGGAGACGCCGTGCGGCGGCTGGGACGGCGCGCTGACCGCCGACGGCACGTCCGTGACCGGCATCGGCTACGCCGCCACGCTGCCCCGCTCCGTCGTCACCGTCGACACCGCCACGGGCGCGATCTCCCGCCCGCGACCCGACCCGGGACGGCTGCCCGACCCGGCCGTCCTGCCCGTTCCGCGGCCGGTGCGGGTGCCGGGGCGCGAGGAGGTGCACGCCTTCCTCTACCCGCCGTACGAGCCCGCCACCGAGGGCCCGCCACCATACGTGATCTTCGTCCACGGCGGCCCCACCTCCCACGCGGGCACCGCGCTCGACCTGGAGAAGGCGTTCCTCACCTCACGCGGCATCGGCGTGCTCGACGTCAACTACGGCGGCTCCACCGGCTACGGCCGGGCCTACCGGGAGCGGCTGCGCGGCCAGTGGGGCCTGGTCGACGTGGCCGACACCGTCGCCGCCGCCGAGTGGCTGGCCGCCGAAGGGCTCGCCGACCCGGCCAGGATCGCGGTGCGCGGCGGCAGCGCGGGCGGCTGGACCGTCATGGCCGCGTGCTGCCGGTCCGGCGTGTTCGCGGGCGGGGTGTCGTACTACGGGGTCAGCGCCCTCGGGCCGCTCACCGCGCACACGCACGACTTCGAGTCCCGGTACGTGGAGTGGCTGGTCGGCCCCGAGGACCCGGCGGTCTACGCAGAACGCGAACCGCTCGCCCTGGTCGGCGGCGTGTCCTGCCCCATGCTGCTGTTGCAGGGGCTCGACGATCCCGTGGTGCCGCCCGAGCAGTCCGAGGCGTTCGCCGACGCGCTGTCGGAGCGCGGGGTTGCGTGCACGTACCTGGCCTTCGAGGGCGAGTCGCACGGCTTCCGCCGCACCGAGACCCGCACCGCGGCCCTCGCCGCCGAGCTGGCCTTCTACCAGCAGATCTTCTCCTGA
- a CDS encoding DUF3046 domain-containing protein: MRLTEFWRRMNAHFGETYAESWARDYVLAPLGGRTVMQALADGESAKAVWRAVCQVEDVSSKLR, translated from the coding sequence ATGCGGCTTACGGAATTCTGGCGGCGGATGAACGCCCACTTCGGCGAGACGTACGCCGAGTCGTGGGCCCGCGACTACGTGCTCGCGCCCCTGGGCGGGCGCACGGTCATGCAGGCGCTGGCCGACGGCGAGAGCGCCAAGGCCGTCTGGCGCGCGGTCTGCCAGGTCGAGGACGTCTCGTCCAAGCTGCGCTGA
- a CDS encoding amino acid ABC transporter permease, with product MDTSALFDFSPLIQELDKILLGFWATIRLTLTSAVIALVLGTVLVGMRVAPTPVLRWAGSAYVNVVRNTPLTLVLILCALGLSDTMQLNFSGDPTTNYFWWAVAGLSAYTATFVCEALRAGINTVSMGQAEAARAVGLTFLQTLRLVVLPQAFRSVISPLGSILIALTKNTTIVIVASYLDAAAQMKQMFDDYGGTIPIFLGFAFGYMVLTLPTGFFFGWLAKRMAVAR from the coding sequence ATGGACACCTCCGCGCTTTTCGATTTCTCCCCGCTCATCCAGGAGCTCGACAAGATCCTGCTCGGCTTCTGGGCGACCATCAGGCTCACGCTGACCAGCGCGGTGATCGCGCTCGTGCTCGGCACGGTCCTGGTGGGCATGCGGGTCGCGCCGACGCCCGTGCTGCGCTGGGCCGGCTCGGCGTACGTCAACGTGGTGCGCAACACCCCGCTCACGCTCGTGCTGATCCTGTGCGCGCTCGGGCTCAGCGACACGATGCAGCTCAACTTCTCCGGCGACCCCACCACCAACTACTTCTGGTGGGCCGTGGCCGGGTTGTCCGCCTACACGGCGACGTTCGTGTGCGAGGCGCTGCGCGCGGGCATCAACACCGTCTCCATGGGGCAGGCGGAGGCGGCCCGGGCGGTCGGGCTCACCTTCCTCCAGACGTTGCGGCTCGTGGTGCTGCCGCAGGCCTTCCGGTCGGTGATCTCCCCGCTCGGCAGCATCCTGATCGCGCTCACCAAGAACACGACGATCGTCATCGTGGCGAGCTACCTCGACGCGGCGGCGCAGATGAAGCAGATGTTCGACGACTACGGCGGCACCATCCCCATCTTCCTGGGCTTCGCCTTCGGCTACATGGTCCTGACCCTTCCCACCGGCTTCTTCTTCGGCTGGCTGGCCAAGCGCATGGCGGTGGCGCGATGA